The proteins below are encoded in one region of Hordeum vulgare subsp. vulgare chromosome 3H, MorexV3_pseudomolecules_assembly, whole genome shotgun sequence:
- the LOC123442803 gene encoding uncharacterized protein LOC123442803 — translation MASSCCGKGRAPVVVPLLALLAVSCALSVSASGGAGGNGTRTAEFRSGDELRAYRTILARMVRMNKASVKTIQSSDGDVIHCVPAHLQPAFDHPKLRGQKPEAEPVDRPKIVVSHDAAGEEEEGDAEFPQAWSDGGESCPGGTVPIRRTTESDLRRYSGSLRRYGMKPRAAGVRRDSTSDGHEHAVGYVTGDQFYGAKASLNVWPARVASAAEFSLSQIWVISGTFGNDLNTIEAGWQVSPQLYGDNSPRFFTYWTSDAYQATGCYNLHCSGFVQTNRRIAIGAAISPASAYNGRQFDISLLIWKDPRRGHWWLQLGSGPLVGYWPSSLFSHLGGHANMVQFGGEVVNTRPAGSHTPTQMGSGHFPREGFNRAAYFRNVQVVDWDNNLLPARDLRLVADHPACYGIQGGYNRAWGDYFYYGGPGRNVHCP, via the exons ATGGCGTCTAGCTGCTGCGGCAAGGGGCGCGCGCCGGTCGTCGTCCCCTTGCTAGCGCTGCTCGCCGTCTCATGCGCCTTGTCGGTGTCGGCGAGCGGCGGCGCCGGGGGCAACGGCACGCGGACGGCGGAGTTCCGCTCCGGGGACGAACTGCGAGCTTACCGGACCATCCTGGCCCGGATGGTCAGGATGAACAAGGCCTCCGTCAAGACCATTCAG AGCTCCGACGGCGACGTCATCCACTGCGTGCCGGCGCACCTCCAGCCGGCGTTTGACCACCCCAAGTTGAGAGGCCAAAAGCCAGAG GCTGAGCCCGTGGACAGGCCCAAGATCGTCGTCAGCCACGACGctgccggagaagaagaagaaggggacgccGAGTTCCCGCAGGCGTGGAGCGACGGCGGCGAGTCGTGCCCCGGCGGGACGGTCCCGATACGGCGGACCACGGAGAGCGACCTGCGGCGGTACTCCGGCTCCCTCCGGCGGTACGGCATGAAGCCCCGCGCCGCCGGCGTCCGGCGCGACTCCACCAGCGACGGCCACGAG CACGCGGTGGGGTACGTGACCGGCGACCAGTTCTACGGCGCCAAGGCGAGCCTCAACGTGTGGCCGGCCAGGGTGGCCTCGGCGGCGGAGTTCAGCCTCTCCCAGATCTGGGTCATCTCCGGCACCTTCGGCAACGACCTCAACACCATCGAAGCCGGCTGGCAG GTGAGCCCTCAGCTGTACGGCGACAACAGCCCTCGCTTCTTCACCTACTGGACG AGCGACGCGTACCAGGCGACGGGGTGCTACAACCTGCACTGCTCGGGGTTCGTGCAGACGAACCGGCGGATCGCGATCGGGGCGGCAATCTCGCCGGCGTCGGCGTACAACGGCCGGCAGTTCGACATCAGCCTGCTCATATGGAAGGACCCGCGGCGGGGCCACTGGTGGCTGCAGCTGGGGTCGGGCCCGCTGGTGGGGTACTGGCCGTCGtccctcttctcccacctcggcgGCCACGCCAACATGGTGCAGTTCGGCGGCGAGGTGGTGAACACGCGGCCGGCGGGGTCGCACACGCCCACGCAGATGGGGAGCGGCCACTTCCCGCGGGAAGGGTTCAACCGCGCCGCCTACTTCCGCAACGTGCAGGTGGTCGACTGGGACAACAACCTCCTCCCGGCGAGGgacctccggctcgtcgccgaccacCCGGCATGCTACGGCATCCAGGGCGGCTACAACCGCGCCTGGGGCGACTACTTCTACTACGGCGGGCCGGGAAGGAACGTGCACTGCCCCTAG